The following are encoded in a window of Sminthopsis crassicaudata isolate SCR6 chromosome 3, ASM4859323v1, whole genome shotgun sequence genomic DNA:
- the GPATCH3 gene encoding G patch domain-containing protein 3 — MAAPSAAAVVAESSAPVYLVVSGIPAGLRSAQLRNYFSQFREQRGGRDAGFLCFHYRHRPERALAPELAPVSAPPACDPAAVAAPASDPPAAPALSSAAAPPSTCCCVVSVRGPALAERFLRMYSGRPWLDSQGNWLPGRCHIRRLRLPAQEAGVDPFPFKTRKELHRRRATSEAFTLADLTQLPELNPPALMPNGNVGTPMRIFLELIRACRLPPRIITQLQLQFPKTGSSRRYGNVPFEYEDSESVEQEELVYTAQGEEIPETPQGALPTPITTGTQEGPKENEEESHSDDDNDTCEEWERHEALHEDVTGQERTTERLFEEEIELKWEKGGSGLVFYTDAQYWQEEEGDFDEQTADDWDVDMSIYYDRDGGDKDARDSVQMRLEQRLRDGLEDSTFEQHTKGIGRKVMERQGWAEGLHDGLKNSSVVSHQVVSFEHHTKGIGRKMMEQQGWAEGLRDGLKNSSVVSHQVGSFERHTKGIGRKVMERQGWAEGQGLGSNCSGVAEALDNDGQNPKCKRGLGYHGEKLQSFGQPKKPRGTSLGLISTIYDEPLTQDQGDLLLRRQPPTSLKFRADMTFVRGSDLDSFSHNSSEPE, encoded by the exons ATGGCGGCTCCCAGTGCTGCCGCGGTGGTAGCTGAGAGCTCAGCTCCCGTGTATTTGGTGGTGAGCGGAATCCCCGCGGGCCTGCGCTCGGCCCAACTGAGGAACTACTTCAGCCAATTCCGAGAGCAGCGCGGCGGCCGCGACGCCGGCTTCCTCTGCTTTCACTACCGGCACCGACCTGAGCGGGCTCTGGCCCCGGAACTGGCCCCCGTCTCGGCCCCCCCAGCCTGCGATCCCGCTGCTGTTGCAGCCCCGGCCTCCGATCCGCCGGCGGCTCCTGCGCTGTCTTCGGCCGCAGCCCCGCCCTCCACTTGCTGCTGCGTGGTCTCGGTGCGGGGGCCGGCGCTGGCCGAGCGGTTCCTCCGCATGTACTCGGGCCGCCCTTGGCTCGATTCTCAGGGGAACTGGCTGCCCGGGCGCTGCCACATCCGCAGGCTCCGGCTCCCCGCGCAGGAGGCAG gtgtggatccctttcctttcAAGACCCGGAAGGAGTTGCATAGGAGAAGGGCCACAAGCGAAGCTTTCACACTTGCTGACCTCACACAGCTACCAGAACTGAACCCTCCAGCCTTGATGCCCAATGGGAACGTGGGCACCCCAATGCGTATCTTCTTAGAGCTGATCCGAGCCTGTCGTCTGCCCCCTCGCATCATTACACAGCTGCAGCTGCAGTTCCCCAAGACGGGCTCCTCCCGGCGATATGGCAATGTGCCTTTCGAGTATGAAGACTCAGAGAGTGTTGAGCAGGAAGAGCTGGTGTACACAGCACAGGGGGAGGAGATCCCAGAAACCCCCCAAGGAGCCTTGCCCACACCCATCACAACTGGGACCCAAGAAGGgccaaaggaaaatgaagaggagTCTCATTCAGATGAT GACAATGACACATGTGAGGAGTGGGAGCGACATGAAGCCTTGCATGAGGATGTGACGGGCCAGGAACGAACCACAGAACGGCTTTTTGAGGAAGAGATTGAGCTCAAATGGGAGAAAGGCGGCTCTGGGCTAGTGTTTTACACAGATGCTCAGTACTggcaggaagaggaaggag ATTTTGATGAGCAAACAGCTGATGACTGGGATGTGGATATGAGCATATACTATGATCGAG ATGGTGGAGACAAGGATGCTCGTGACTCCGTCCAGATGCGCTTGGAACAGAGACTTCGTGATGGCCTGGAGGATAGCACCTTTGAGCAGCACACAAAG GGTATTGGAAGAAAGGTAATGGAGCGACAAGGCTGGGCTGAGGGACTTCATGATGGCCTGAAGAATAGCTCTGTGGTCAGCCACCAAGTTGTTTCCTTTGAGCATCACACAAAA GGTATTGGAAGAAAGATGATGGAGCAACAAGGCTGGGCTGAGGGACTTCGTGATGGCCTGAAGAACAGCTCTGTGGTCAGCCACCAAGTTGGCTCCTTTGAGCGTCACACAAAG GGTATTGGAAGAAAGGTGATGGAGCGACAAGGCTGGGCTGAGGGCCAAGGCCTAGGCAGTAACTGCTCAGGAGTGGCTGAGGCCCTGgacaatgatgggcagaatcccAAGTGTAAGCGGGGATTAGG atACCATGGAGAGAAATTGCAGTCTTTTGGACAGCCCAAGAAACCACGTGGGACCAGTCTGGGGCTCATCTCCACCATCTACGATGAACCCCTTACTCAAGACCAGGGTGACCTCCTGCTTCGACGCCAGCCACCTACCAGCCTGAAATTCCGGGCAGATATGACCTTTGTGAGAGGCTCAGACCTGGACAGCTTTTCCCACAACTCATCAGAGCCTGAGTGA
- the GPN2 gene encoding GPN-loop GTPase 2, with translation MALATTATADPTTFGQAVIGPPGSGKTTYCLGMSTFLTGLGRRVAVVNLDPANEGTPYACAVDIGELVTLPDVMEALKLGPNGGLVYCMEYLEANLDWLRDRLAPLRDHYLLFDCPGQVELCTHHGALRSVFAQLARSGFRLSAAHLVDSHYCTDPAKFISVLCTSLSTMLHVELPHVNILSKMDLIEQFGKLAFNLDYYTEVLDLSYLLDHLASDPFFRHYRQLNEKLVQLIEDYSLVSFIPLNIQDKESIQRVLQAMDKANGYCFGMAEQRNLEAMLSAAMGADFHFTSTLGIQEKYLQSPQEEAGEQEDMHL, from the exons ATGGCCCTGGCCACTACGGCCACGGCCGACCCCACGACTTTTGGCCAGGCGGTAATCGGGCCTCCGGGCTCGGGGAAGACCACGTACTGCCTGGGCATGAGCACTTTCCTGACGGGGCTGGGCCGGCGAGTAGCCGTGGTCAACCTGGACCCGGCCAACGAGGGCACGCCGTACGCATGCGCCGTGGACATCGGCGAACTGGTGACGCTCCCCGACGTGATGGAGGCGCTCAAGTTGGGGCCCAACGGCGGCCTCGTGTACTGCATGGAGTACCTGGAGGCCAACCTGGACTGGCTGCGCGACCGCCTGGCGCCGCTCCGCGACCACTACCTGCTCTTCGACTGCCCGGGCCAGGTGGAACTGTGCACGCATCACGGCGCCTTGCGCAGCGTCTTCGCGCAGCTGGCCCGGTCGGGCTTCCGG CTGAGTGCCGCCCACCTGGTGGATTCTCACTACTGCACAGATCCGGCCAAGTTCATCTCTGTGCTGTGCACCTCCCTGTCCACCATGCTGCACGTAGAACTGCCCCATGTCAACATCCTCTCCAAGATGGACCTCATTGAACAGTTTGGGAAGCTAG CCTTCAATCTCGACTACTACACTGAAGTCCTAGACCTCTCCTATCTGCTGGATCACCTGGCCTCAGACCCCTTCTTCCGTCATTACCGACAGCTCAATGAGAAGCTGGTGCAGCTGATTGAAGACTACAGCCTGGTCTCTTTCATCCCTCTCAATATCCAG GACAAGGAAAGCATCCAGCGGGTGCTGCAGGCAATGGACAAAGCCAATGGCTACTGCTTTGGGATGGCCGAGCAGCGCAATCTGGAGGCCATGTTGTCTGCGGCAATGGGAGCTGACTTCCATTTTACCTC CACTCTGGGTATCCAGGAGAAGTACCTTCAGTCACCACAAGAGGAGGCAGGGGAACAAGAGGACATGCACTTGTAG